A segment of the Williamwhitmania taraxaci genome:
ACTGGGCCGGGTAATTAACACCATTGGTGAACCGCTGGACGGAAAAGGCCCTATTCCTGGAGAACTTTTTGAAATGCCACTTGAGCGTAAAGCGCCAGGTGTTATTTTCAGACAACCTGTAAATGAGCCACTACAAACGGGATTGATGGCAATTGACGCAATGTTTCCCATTGGAAGAGGTCAGCGCGAATTAATTATTGGTGATAGGCAAACGGGTAAAACTACCATTGCTATTGATACCATTATTAGTCAGCGGCAATTTTTTGAGCAGGGGAAGCCCGTTTACTGTATCTATGTTGCTATCGGACAAAAGAATAGTACTGTAGTTAATATTGCTAAGACTCTGGAAGAACACGGTGCATTGGCATATACTACCATTGTTGCTGCTCCAGCCTCTGATCCAGCTGCACTCCAGTTTTATGCTCCTTTTGCAGGGGCCGCAATTGGTGAGTTCTTCCGAGACACTGGTCGCCCTGCACTTATCGTTTATGATGATTTATCGAAACAGGCTGTTGCATATCGCGAAGTTTCGTTACTCTTACGTCGTCCACCTGGACGCGAGGCTTATCCTGGCGATATATTTTACCTACATAGCCGCTTGCTCGAACGTGCTGCTAAGATTATTAATTCCGATGATATCGCTCGAAAAATGAACGATTTACCGGAGTCTATTAAACATTTAGTGAAAGGCGGCGGATCACTTACCGCACTTCCTGTTATTGAAACTCAGGCAGGTGATGTTTCTGCGTATATTCCCACAAACGTGATATCCATAACGGATGGGCAAATATTTTTGGAGTCGAACTTGTTCAATGCGGGTATTAGACCAGCTATCAACGTGGGCGTCTCTGTGTCGAGGGTAGGCGGTAATGCTCAGTTAAAATCGATGAAAAAAATCGCTGGTCCTCTTAAGATTGACCAAGCTCAGTATAGAGAACTCGAGGCATTTTCGAAATTTGGTAGCGATTTAGATGCCTACACCATGTCTGTTCTCAATAAAGGTGCAAAAAATGTGGAACTCTTAAAGCAGGGACTGCATTCGCCAATGCCTGTAGCCGAGCAAATTGCCATTCTCTATTGCGGAACGAACGGACTGCTGAACGAGGTTCCTGTTGCTAAGGTGAAAGACTTTCAGCGTGCTTTTTTTGAAGTGCTTCATGCCAAGTATCCAGTTGAAATATTAGAGAAACTGCAGCAAGGCGTGATTAATGATGATATTTCATCAAAGTTGGGCGAAATTGCTGTCGAAATTGCTAAACGTTTTATTTAATCTAAGCGAATAAAGATGGCCTCTCTTAAGGAGTTAAGAAATCGAATCACTTCGGTTACTTCTACAAGAAAGATTACAAGTGCCATGAAAATGGTTTCTGCTGCAAAGTTAAAGCGAGCACAGGATGCTATTTATAGGATGCGACCATACAGTTCTAAGTTAAATACCATGGTTAGTAACCTTACTATGGATTCTATGGTTTTTTCTGAACTTGCATTGGCAAAGGTTTCGGTACCTCGAAATGTCACCCTTGTAATTTATTCTGCTAACGGAAGTTTGTGCGGTGCGTTCAATAGTAATATTCTTAAACTCGCGGAAGCAACTATGGACGAGTATCGGAACGCTTATCCAGAAGTTACCTTCTCCTTGCTTGTTTTCGGAAAACGAGGGTATGAGTATTTTATTAAGCGCAATTTCCACGCTTCTGGACCCTACAAAAGCTTGGTTGACAAGCCCAATTTAGATGTGCTGTCGGCTTTGACTAGTGGGCTTATACAATCGTTCATTAGTGATCATACCCAACGGGTCGAAATTATTTATAATGAGTTTGTAAGTGCAGGTGTTCAGCGACCCAAACGAGAGGTTATTCTTCCCTTTAGCAAAACTAAATCAGAAAGTCAGTATGAATTAGGGTATATTTTTGAACCATCGGTTGAATTATTACTTGAAAAAATAGTGCCTAAGTCATTGAAAATAAAGATGTATTCTGCGTTACTTGAATCTGTTGCTGCCGAACAAGGTGCTCGCACTACAGCAATGCATGTGGCAACAGAGAATGCGTCTGACTTAATTGGGACGCTTAGTCTTCAGTATAATAAGGCGCGACAATCGGCCATTACGAATGAAATTTTGGAGATTACGACAGGGGCTGAAGCCCAGAAATCAAAATAAAAAAAAGCGCCTAAATGGCGCTTTTTTTAATTAGTAAACTTACCACTCAGGGCCTTCTCGTAGGGAATAGGTTTAATCTCGAAAATATCCTCGGATATGTCTATCGTATAATCGCCAAGTTTCTCCGCCTCACAAAACAGGTCGCTATAGATTACTCCAGCGAGGTATTTATACTTACTGCTCTCCACATTCTTTATGTGCTCCTCGCGGAGGGCATTCCTAAGGTTGTTAATCCTTTCCTCGATCTCTTTAGCTTGGTTTAAGGCAATTTTACCATAGCCTATTTCAATATTCTCAATCATGGTGTCCAATGCCTCATCTACTAGGTCGAACATTTTGTTGATGTTATCCCTGAGTTCTTGTTGAAACCATATGCTGTTTTGTTTTTTTCGTTCCAAGGTCTTGGCCAAATTATAGCAGCAATCGGCAATACTCTCAATATTGCTAATAACTTTTAGCATGGCATGAACGCGTTTGGATCCTTCTTCACTCAAATCACCTTCGGCAACCTGGGTTAGATAGGTGGCTATTTCTTGTTCTACTCTGTCGCTAATATCTTCGTATTTCCGAATTCGCTCAAAATTTTGTTCAAATACTTTATTGTTTGTTTCGTTGAATAGTTCTTTTACGAAATAAAACATCCTCTTTGTTCGCGTTGCGTAGGTGATTATTTCTTTCTTTGCCTGGAGTAGAGATAACTCCGATGTAGAAAGAAGTCCAAATTCGATGTGCTTAAGCCGATAGTTTTCTTCCTCTTCCTCTTTTGCTGGTACCATTTTGGTGACAATCTTGACAATTAGTCCCGTAAAATTCATTAATACGAGAGTGTTGGTGATATTAAATAGACTATGGAAGAGTGATAATGCTACCGGAATTGAACCAACAGCAATGAAGGGTGATGGCTGCCCCATCTTAAGCATTATGTATTCAACCATTAGCACAAATGGCTTAAATACTATCATCATCCAAAGAACACCCATCACGTTAAAAATTGTGTGGGCTCGTGCAGCACGCCGGGCCGAAACGTTAGCCACCATAGCCGCTAAGTTTGCGGTAATGGTCGTTCCAATATTCTCTCCGAGGATCATTGCTGCTGCATTTTCGAACGAAATCCATCCGTTTGCGCACATGACTAGCGTTACAGCTACCGTAGCGCTCGAGGACTGGATAATAACTGTAAGAACGGATCCAATTCCCACAAAAATTAGCAGCGAGAGAAATCCGAGATTCGAGAAATCTTTTATAAATGAGAGAACTGCGGGGTTACTATCAATAGAGGGAACTGAATCTTTAAGAAAGTCGAGACCAATAAAGAGTAATGCAAAACCTGCAATTAATTCACCAGTAGCTTTAAAGTTATGATTCTTGGAGAAGAGAAGCGGGAAACTTATTCCAATAAGTGGAAGTGCGAGTGTGGCCATGTCGACCTTAAAACCTAGTAGTGAAATAATCCAAGCGGTAATGGTGGTTCCGATGTTGGCGCCCATAATTACTCCCACCGATTGTGTTAGGTTCATTAACCCTGCGTTAACAAAACTAACGACCATCACCGTTGTTGCCGATGAGGATTGAATTATTCCTGTAACTAGGGCTCCAGTCAAAATTCTTGTGGCCTTATTTTTAGTCATTGCGGCCAAAATCGAACGCATTTTGTCCCCGGCCACTTTTTGAAGGGATTCACTCATCAGCTTCATGCCATAGAGGAATAGACCCAGCGAACCTAAAAGGGTTAACGTGCCTAGAATTACATCGCTCATCTGTTTTGTCTAAGGAATTTTGGGTCAAAAATAGAAAAAATACCCTTGCTAGACCTATGTTCTAGTTCATAAAGGTGTTTTTACTGGTTTTAATACAATCATCTTTATGTTTTTCGTTTCTTTGTACTCTATGATTTCTCTTGAGCGGATTTTTTGTCTTCGGTCATAGCAATTAAGCCGTATAATTATTGAATCCTACAAATATAAGGGGAAACACTAGTTACGTTTCCGATATATAGAAAACAATGATTGGTCTTTCACGTTAATAGAGATTTAGGATGTATTCTTCAGAAGATTTGCAATCAATTGCGGAGAAGGGACTCATTGAGGTTGAATTAAACCGAGAACCCAACGAACTTTTTGCTCCCTTGCGTTATTTCCTTTCGGCTGGTGGGAAGAGGATAAGACCTATAATAACGTTGATGTCGTGCAATGTATTTTGCGATAATATTCAATCGGCGGTTGCCCCAGCAATTGCACTTGAGTTATTCCATAACTTTACGCTCATCCACGACGATATTATGGATAACGCCGATGTTCGAAGAAATCTCGAAACCGTTCATAAAAAATGGGACTCGAACACGGCCATTCTTTCGGGCGATGCATTGATGGTGGTTGCTTACGAAATGCTACAGAAATCTGACAAGGATAAAGTTGTACAAATTCTTGCTGTTTTTAATCAGGTAGCCTTGGAGGTATGCCAAGGTCAACAGATGGACATGAATTTTGAAAGGTCGAACTTCGTTACAGAAGAAGAGTATTTGAGAATGGTTGAGCTAAAGACTGCTGCGCTGCTTTCCGGCTGTACCAAAATAGGCGCAATATGTGGTGGCGCCAGCGAACCTGATCAAGCGAATATGGATCGGTTTGCCCGAAATCTAGGAATTGCATTCCAACTGCAAGACGATTTACTCGATTCCTTTGGAGATATTTCAAAATTTGGGAAAAAAATTGGTGGCGATATTGTGGCGAATAAAAAGACATACCTTTTGATAACTGCTCTAAAAAGGGCTCAAGGAAATCAGCTGGAGTTGCTAAACGGCTATTTAAATATGGGAACCGCAGACCCTGATCGTAAAATACAAGGAATTATAGCAATATACAACGATCTTAAGGTTAGAGAAGCTACCGAGTTAATCGTGGAAGACTATTTCGCTAGGGCTTTTAAGTATTTGCGCTGCGTAAATCAACCAATAGAGCGGCTAGTCGAAATAGAGCAATTGGCTATAAAAATGATGAGTCGCAACAGTTAATTTTGTTGTTTTTAGAATTATCGGTTGTTTTTTTGTTTTACATTTGCAAGGAGGGATTTATTTCCCATAATGGATAGTTTTCGGTATGGAGAAAAAAGCAGGTAAGGTTTCACAGGTTATTGGACCTGTTGTTGATATAACCTTTGCTCACGGAGCAAATGAATTACCAAATATTCACGAAGCACTTGAAATTACTCGTGAAGACGGTACTGTTTTAGTTGTTGAGTGTCAGCAACACCTCGGGGAGAGCACGATCAGGACCATTGCGATGGACTCTACCGATGGACTAAAGCGAGGGCTTCAAGCTGTTGCGTTAGGTGTTGCCATAAGTATGCCTATTGGCGAACAAGTAAAGGGCCGGCTCCTAAACGTTATTGGAGAGGCCATTGACGGTATTGGGGTATTAAGCAAAAAAGATACACGACCAATTCATCGTGAACCGCCATTATATAAAGATCTTTCTACAAAAAACGAGATATTGTTTACCGGTATTAAGGTTATTGACCTTTTGGAGCCCTATCCCAAAGGTGGCAAGATTGGCCTTTTTGGTGGAGCCGGAGTAGGAAAAACCGTACTCATCATGGAACTTATCAACAATATTGCCAAGAAGCATGCAGGTATTTCGGTAT
Coding sequences within it:
- the atpA gene encoding F0F1 ATP synthase subunit alpha, whose protein sequence is MADIKPGEIAEILKMELSGMSGVDHFEEVGRVLQVGDGIARLYGMSNVRSNELIEFENGVLGIVLNLEEDNVGVVLLGSSEKIKEGYTAKGTGRIASINVGEGLLGRVINTIGEPLDGKGPIPGELFEMPLERKAPGVIFRQPVNEPLQTGLMAIDAMFPIGRGQRELIIGDRQTGKTTIAIDTIISQRQFFEQGKPVYCIYVAIGQKNSTVVNIAKTLEEHGALAYTTIVAAPASDPAALQFYAPFAGAAIGEFFRDTGRPALIVYDDLSKQAVAYREVSLLLRRPPGREAYPGDIFYLHSRLLERAAKIINSDDIARKMNDLPESIKHLVKGGGSLTALPVIETQAGDVSAYIPTNVISITDGQIFLESNLFNAGIRPAINVGVSVSRVGGNAQLKSMKKIAGPLKIDQAQYRELEAFSKFGSDLDAYTMSVLNKGAKNVELLKQGLHSPMPVAEQIAILYCGTNGLLNEVPVAKVKDFQRAFFEVLHAKYPVEILEKLQQGVINDDISSKLGEIAVEIAKRFI
- the atpG gene encoding ATP synthase F1 subunit gamma; translated protein: MASLKELRNRITSVTSTRKITSAMKMVSAAKLKRAQDAIYRMRPYSSKLNTMVSNLTMDSMVFSELALAKVSVPRNVTLVIYSANGSLCGAFNSNILKLAEATMDEYRNAYPEVTFSLLVFGKRGYEYFIKRNFHASGPYKSLVDKPNLDVLSALTSGLIQSFISDHTQRVEIIYNEFVSAGVQRPKREVILPFSKTKSESQYELGYIFEPSVELLLEKIVPKSLKIKMYSALLESVAAEQGARTTAMHVATENASDLIGTLSLQYNKARQSAITNEILEITTGAEAQKSK
- a CDS encoding polyprenyl synthetase family protein, whose translation is MYSSEDLQSIAEKGLIEVELNREPNELFAPLRYFLSAGGKRIRPIITLMSCNVFCDNIQSAVAPAIALELFHNFTLIHDDIMDNADVRRNLETVHKKWDSNTAILSGDALMVVAYEMLQKSDKDKVVQILAVFNQVALEVCQGQQMDMNFERSNFVTEEEYLRMVELKTAALLSGCTKIGAICGGASEPDQANMDRFARNLGIAFQLQDDLLDSFGDISKFGKKIGGDIVANKKTYLLITALKRAQGNQLELLNGYLNMGTADPDRKIQGIIAIYNDLKVREATELIVEDYFARAFKYLRCVNQPIERLVEIEQLAIKMMSRNS
- a CDS encoding Na/Pi cotransporter family protein, encoding MSDVILGTLTLLGSLGLFLYGMKLMSESLQKVAGDKMRSILAAMTKNKATRILTGALVTGIIQSSSATTVMVVSFVNAGLMNLTQSVGVIMGANIGTTITAWIISLLGFKVDMATLALPLIGISFPLLFSKNHNFKATGELIAGFALLFIGLDFLKDSVPSIDSNPAVLSFIKDFSNLGFLSLLIFVGIGSVLTVIIQSSSATVAVTLVMCANGWISFENAAAMILGENIGTTITANLAAMVANVSARRAARAHTIFNVMGVLWMMIVFKPFVLMVEYIMLKMGQPSPFIAVGSIPVALSLFHSLFNITNTLVLMNFTGLIVKIVTKMVPAKEEEEENYRLKHIEFGLLSTSELSLLQAKKEIITYATRTKRMFYFVKELFNETNNKVFEQNFERIRKYEDISDRVEQEIATYLTQVAEGDLSEEGSKRVHAMLKVISNIESIADCCYNLAKTLERKKQNSIWFQQELRDNINKMFDLVDEALDTMIENIEIGYGKIALNQAKEIEERINNLRNALREEHIKNVESSKYKYLAGVIYSDLFCEAEKLGDYTIDISEDIFEIKPIPYEKALSGKFTN